The following coding sequences are from one bacterium window:
- a CDS encoding excinuclease ABC subunit UvrA, whose product MAGKDVIRIEGAREHNLQNITLELPRNKLIVITGLSGSGKSSLAFDTIYAEGQRRYVESLSAYARQFLGLMEKPDVDRIEGLSPAIAIQQKTGRSNPRSTVGTVTEIYDYLRLLFARIGIPHCPQCGKIIERQTAEQIVDQLLFYPVGSKITLLAPLIRGRKGEYKELLAEVKRDGYVRVRVDGITYGIEDSIPLQKTKKHTIEVVVDRLKVDPKLRSRIIDSVETALKLSSGLLTIVDEKNVEKMFSERFACIECGISIEEPVPRLFSFNSPYGACPTCSGLGTKMEIDPERMVVNPSLSVLEGALANSVSGDTLFNSMMEQMAKVHGFTIDGPWEKLTKQQKQWILYGTGTEKYRYRFAHSDGKRFWEQTGKWEGVIPNLQRRYHQTQSDMIREWIEGFMG is encoded by the coding sequence TCTGCAGAACATTACACTTGAGTTGCCACGGAACAAGCTGATCGTGATAACCGGGCTTTCCGGCTCCGGGAAATCGTCGCTTGCCTTCGATACGATTTATGCCGAGGGGCAGCGCCGTTATGTCGAATCGCTATCGGCGTATGCCCGGCAATTTCTCGGACTCATGGAAAAGCCCGACGTCGACCGGATCGAGGGACTCTCACCCGCCATTGCGATTCAACAAAAAACCGGTCGCAGTAATCCCCGCTCGACGGTCGGTACCGTTACCGAGATTTACGATTATCTCCGCCTCCTCTTTGCCCGGATCGGCATTCCCCATTGTCCGCAATGCGGGAAAATCATTGAACGTCAAACCGCCGAACAGATCGTTGATCAACTCCTTTTCTATCCCGTTGGCAGTAAAATCACGTTGCTTGCACCACTGATCCGCGGTCGCAAAGGGGAGTACAAAGAGCTGCTTGCCGAAGTGAAACGCGATGGATATGTCCGCGTCCGGGTCGACGGCATCACCTATGGCATCGAAGACAGTATTCCGCTCCAAAAGACGAAGAAGCATACGATCGAAGTTGTCGTCGACCGGTTGAAAGTCGATCCAAAACTCCGCTCGCGCATCATCGATTCGGTGGAAACTGCGCTCAAACTCTCTTCGGGACTACTCACTATCGTCGATGAAAAAAACGTCGAGAAAATGTTCAGCGAGCGGTTCGCATGTATCGAATGTGGCATTTCCATCGAGGAACCGGTGCCGCGGCTGTTCTCGTTTAATTCCCCCTATGGCGCGTGCCCAACTTGTTCGGGACTCGGTACAAAAATGGAAATCGATCCAGAGCGGATGGTGGTCAATCCTTCGCTCTCGGTGTTGGAAGGGGCGCTTGCCAATAGCGTTTCCGGCGATACCCTTTTTAACTCGATGATGGAACAGATGGCGAAGGTACACGGCTTCACCATCGATGGTCCCTGGGAGAAACTGACCAAACAACAAAAACAGTGGATTTTGTATGGGACTGGCACTGAGAAGTATCGTTACCGATTCGCCCATAGCGACGGGAAACGGTTTTGGGAGCAAACCGGGAAGTGGGAAGGCGTAATTCCCAACCTGCAGCGGCGCTATCATCAGACCCAATCGGACATGATCCGGGAATGGATCGAAGGCTTTATGGG